From the Lathyrus oleraceus cultivar Zhongwan6 chromosome 4, CAAS_Psat_ZW6_1.0, whole genome shotgun sequence genome, one window contains:
- the LOC127136662 gene encoding uncharacterized protein LOC127136662 yields the protein MRYYKDIDGVYNYLEKSGRKVYDDQIVEPVKDPSYEASASGTGLLFGDVKTYLDKLVRNILKVNKAQTLQEPSKNRVILELNEWKQKTSYANAATQPVKECFKRNIRRKGRYGTDEISWRRRKNSLNGAHKSTRPHLDVRRVLLLAADQNEERTGTCWFGNGGYRVRDVLIEMTSFLNCEFFLAEISILSPCVAVPLEMNDEDDDEIVSFGKNANRIFIAGIAVLALQL from the exons ATGAGGTACTATAAAGACATTGATGGTGTTTATAATTATCTTGAGAAATCTGGAAGGAAGGTGTATGATGACCAAATTGTAGAGCCTGTGAAGGACCCTTCTTATGAGGCTAGTGCATCTGGTACTGGATTATTATTTGGTGATGTGAAAACTTATCTTGATAAGTTGGTTAGGAATATTTTAAAGGTTAATAAG GCCCAAACCCTCCAAGAACCATCCAAGAATCGGGTTATCCTAGAGCTGAACGAATGGAAGCAAAAAACCTCATACGCGAACGCGGCCACGCAACCAGTCAAGGAGTGTTTCAAACGGAATATCAGACGCAAAGGGAGATATGGGACAGATGAAATTTCATGGCGTCGGAGGAAGAACTCGCTTAATGGCGCACACAAATCAACAAGACCTCACCTCGACGTGCGGCGCGTTCTTCTACTTGCGGCTGATCAAAATGAAGAACGAACGGGAACTTGTTGGTTCGGTAATGGAGGATATCGCGTTCGTGATGTCTTGATTGAGATGACGAGCTTCTTGAATTGTGAGTTCTTCCTTGCCGAGATTTCGATTCTCTCCCCATGCGTCGCTGTGCCGTTggagatgaatgatgaagatgatgacGAAATCGTTTCCTTTGGAAAGAATGCAAACAG GATTTTCATTGCCGGCATTGCCGTTTTGGCGTTGCAGCTTTAG